A window of Miscanthus floridulus cultivar M001 chromosome 12, ASM1932011v1, whole genome shotgun sequence genomic DNA:
GCCGGGTCGGTGGACGGCAGCAGCGGCCGGCGGCCTTCCTTGACGTAGAGCGCCACGGCGGCCGCCACCAGGTCCGCCACGGTCCACTCGGCGGAAGCCATGACGTGCAGCGGCCACATGCTCTGCTGCACCGCCACGCTCACCAGAACCTTGCTGGGCGTCCTCCTTCCCGTGTCACTGTCACCGTCCGGGGGCGGCGGGGACGGGGACCCGGAACGGAAGCTGGCTCCCGTGACGCCGGTGAGCAGGTCAGGCAGCGTCTTGGGCCTCTGCTTCTGCTGCGGCTGGTGGTGCCGCTGCTGCTCCGTCCCGCGCCCGTGGAACGACGCCGACCGCTGCTgagccgccgtcgccgccatccCCTGCCGCTGATGCCTGCCGCTGGAGCTGCTGCTCTTGTCGCCGTGCGGCTGCGCCAGAGGAGGCATCGCGCGTGCCGCGAGCGTCGGCTGCAGAGCGGGGCTCTAGGCGTCGAAGCGATTGATCCGCTGGTGACGGCCGGCGGACGAGTCACGTTCGGTGGCGGCAAGGCTCGCGGCGGCCGGACGACGAGGCGGTCAATGCGAAGCAGAGCATGGTGCGGGGAGAGGCagaggcggctgctgctgcggtcaCCATGCAGGAGGAGAGTTCCGTGAGAATGCACCAGGACCAGAGAGGCTACAAGTAATAACCAGTCAGCGAGCGAGGAGCGACTCGTCCTGGGTAAATAAAAGCTGAGGAAGGGCAAGACGCGAGTATTTAAAGACGTCACTAGCCTCTTGACCAACAGCCATCGTCCCATCAATAATTGGATTAGTTTGGGTCCTACTAGTACACCATCAGTTTGGCTGTGCTGCAAAATTACCCAAGAATCTCTGAGATACCGCGCAGAAATACTAGCCCACGCACGTCCTGGGAGCCACCACCAGTCGATCTACGCACGCTAGGACGATGGTCGCTGTCGAGTTGAACGTGGCCGGCGAGGGCAGCGGATGGCGACCAGTGAGCTCGCGATGCCGCGGGGCGCCCTGTAGGCCCATGCAAATAATCCCACGGGATGATTTGCTAGTACTAATTCTACTAATTGTTTAGTGACTTGTCGTGCGCAAAGCTCCATCCATCTCTCGGTGAAATGTTTGTTTCCGGTACAGCATGATTGCTTGGCCTAATTGGCGTGTGTCGAGGATTTTGGGATCGATCGCGGCGGAAAAGAAAAGAACTGGTTGGGAAGGAAGATGCTCGCCCGGGAAGCGCCGGGACAGACAGCGAAGGGACAGGCGCGGTGGAGCACGCTACTGGGGGAGGGCGGGCCGGGCCTGATTGCCTGATTGATGACGACGAGACGACACGCTCCCCTGCCCAAATAATGCACTCTGCACGTCCGCACCACTATCGATCTGCAGGTACCGGAACTCGTGCTGCATCCGCGCGCGCACGTGCGGCGGCCGCTGGATGAGGATGAGCATGAGCTTCGGATGGGTTTCCAGGAAATGAAATCGCTGCGCTATCGGGCCACCACACCCAGAACGACGCGCGTGGAACACGCCAGCTGCCCGGAGTCTTTCTTACCTTACGTCCATGGTCACCGGCCACCGCCATAGGCAACTCACGGCTGGGCTAGCCACCGATCACTTGCTGCTATCCTACGCCTGCGGTGCTCGATCGGTCACCGGTGCGTAGCTAGGCTAGACTACTCCTGAGAAAGCAAGGCccagtttagattgcgaaaaatttggcaaaacgacacgtagcgttttcgttgttatttgacaattagtatccaatcatagtctaattaggcttaaaagattcgtctcgtggatttcgtctaaactatgtaattagttttatttttttatttatatttaatgcttcatgcatgcgttttcATATTCGATGTGatgaagaatcttgaaaaatttgacgtttTAGGAGGGAACTGAACAGGGCACAAGGTGAGGCGTCTCACCCCCATCGGGCATCTCTTTTTCGCCATATTGCTTCGCCGCCCAATGCATATCATCCAATTGCTCATCACGTACGCGACCCTGCAGCTCCTGCTTCTCGCCGTACGTCGGCAAGCACCTATGTTTTCTCCAGAAGCTAGCGATAGCGCTGCACGCCTGCACCTAATTCAATTAGGATGCCCATCCAGTGAAGGTGACGGTGACGGCGTCAAGGTTGATTGTTGAAGCCGGCCTCCAACGATCAACGTGGCGGCCTTCCTGTGTTTTCTCGTCGATGCTTTACGCAAATCGCACCTGCAAACAATGACTCTGTATACGATCTGTGGAAATCAGCGGGGGCTTGATTTGGTAGATTGGAAGAGCATAGATGTACGGCGAGAAATCCCAACTAATCTCGATACACTTCATAGGCTAGCTTACATGCTCTGTGTttgatataatatgggcttggctcatataatatttaatgaatcaaataaaactctatgatatgtaacattaagtgttgtatggcttaataccatacgagattttgaccgaacgctgactcagcttatatggttgaaaattattcatctaaattgagaacctgagaaaaggataaaggcgtgccacacgcgcgcgccgctgCTGCCAGCCAGGGCCATGGGCGCGGGCCGAGGCCGTGGCGAGCGAGCGGACGtagccagtcttttgccacttaaatccatattatcacgggagtttcgctCCTTGTTGGTGGAGGCGAATtgactgcgtcagttaccgtctcctgggattctccgctgccttcgtcgtacatcttcttcccggtgattgcctgcggaacgtcaaggcgtcttctttctggtgatccgttcgtgggactacactgcaaacatcttcctgcatcgactgtggtccgcgacttcgagcaacgcactatatcGACTAGTACGAATGGAGCCTCCAATGTCTCGACATGGGACCCTCCACTGGGTATAGTCTATTCTTTGTGATTTCTGTACTTTAtgtttttactgtattcaccaGTATGTCATATCTGCAAgctgtagtgttcataagaaatatacacatgcacatgtatgttgtcacaaacctgctgatgttatttttctggattgAACTGATAATTaaattgcctaaattcctaacattctaaaaacctaatgttaggcaattttctgtcagtgattttgctgctgctttgaagccaaataattttgatggcaagaatttcatgatatggcgtgccaagatggtattgtggttgactacgATGAACTGCTATCATGCCTGCACAGGAGAAGCCTGAACAGTTTATTCgtgaggaggagcaaaagttcttggttgccgataacctgtttcgaggcgccatgattagtgcacttcatcctaagtatgagaaaaactacatatcttgcacatcaggcaaagagttatgggatgctcttgaggcaaagtttggggtttctgatgctgacaatgagctgtaccttatggagcagctgtatgactacaaaatggttgaaaaccagttctgtggtcgaacaggctcatgagatacaggcgctagcgaaGGAACTAGAATATTTCCCATGTCTGTTgtcccgacaagtttgtggccaggcggtataatcgctaagctgccatcCTTCTtgaagggattttgctacttctctaaaatacaagagacaagagtttagcgtggctgagcttattggatctcttgatgttgaggagagggcgagagcaaaagacaacctatggaaaaggagttgagtcttccgctgccaatatggtgcagaagaaaaactcatttgcatctcgtaataaaaagaagaagaacatgcaaaaaAACAACAATGTAAAGCCTAAGCAGACTACACAGTTTAAgaaaaaaacaacaagaaaggtggatgttgctttgtttgcgggagtgataaGTATTGGGCAAGTGCATGCtcagaccgcaaatataagcaagaaaagaaatcaacaaaCGTAATCATTAGCGAAAgtagaggaggaacatctgggtatagTAATCCTTTAccctttgttctttcagtttgtctttcacctgagtggtggatggacagcggtgctaatattcatgtgtgtgctgatgtttctttgtttatttcctatcaggccggTAGGAGTGgatccttgctgatgggaaacggttcgcatgcgcgtgttcttggtgctagtatgatcgttctgaagtttacttcagaAAAGACGGTGCTGTTAAAGAACATGCAACATGTCCCCTCCATAAAAAAGAaccttgttagcgcttctcagatgtgtcgcgatggctttaaaattatgcttgagtccaataaatgtgttgtatcgagacatggaacatttgttgaaaaatgttatgattgtggaggcttgttccgcttatctttgcttgctGATGCgcgtaataaagtagtgaacaatgttaatgtttcggatgagtcgaatatatggcattcacgactttgtcatatTAATTTTGGCTATCTCAcgtggcttgcaaatctgaatttaatcccgaaatttaacttagtcaaagattctaagtgccaggtgtgtgtgcaatcgaagcaaccacgcaagcctcacaaggctattGAGGCGAGAAACTTGgacaccattagaactcgttcattctgatttatgtgaaataaatggcgaattgactaaaggcggtagacgatacttcatgacatttatagacgattgtactagattttgctacatgtatttattaaaaataaaagatgaagcgttgcattattttaaggttTATAAAGcttgaggtagaaaatcaacttgagaagaaaataaaGCGTTTGTGGTCCGAtcacgggggagaatatttctcaaatgaattttctaagttttgcgcggtgcatggaattattcatgagaggatgccaccatactcaccacagttacaatgggattgcagagagaaagaaccgtacTCTACCTGATTTGGTTAATGACATGTTGGAGActacgggactatctaaggaatgatgGGGTGATgctatattgacagcgtgtcatgtcctgaatagagtgcccacaaagaataaagaaatcaCACTATTCgaggaatgagagaagaagagattaaatctctcttacctgcgaacttggggttgtttggtaaAGGTGAATATgctaataaacaaaaagcgaaagcttagaccaaagactgttgatggtgtctttcttggttatgctattcacagcatgggttatagatttttaattataaactctagtaTTCCTGAGATGGTTATTGATACAATCatagaatctagagacgctacattttttgagaatgagtttcccataaaaaatgcacctagcacaactagtcatgaatttataattccccatgagcatgaaaattttattccgatagaataaattgaggaaccctatgtgcaaaatcctgaggaggatgacactatagtcaccagaaaaagcaagagacagaggactgcaactgtcttttggtgatgactatattgtgtaccttgtgaatgacacaagcaacgactattgaagaggcatattcctctcctgatgctgacttatggaaagaagcagtatggagtgagatggattctgttatgtctaatggaacttgggaaatagttgatcgtccctataGGTGCAAccctataggttgcaaatgggtgttcaagaaaaaccttaggcctgatggtactattgagaggtacaaggcaaggcttctggccaagggttatactcaaaaggaaggtgaggattttttttgatacttattcaccggttgcccgattgaccacaattcgagttttgctttccctggcagcctcttatggtcttatcgttcatcaaatggatgttaagacagctttcctaaatggagagttggaggaggagatctatatggatcagcctgatggatttatagcaaatggtcaagaagacaaggtgtgtaaattattaaagtcattatacggcctaaaacaagctcctaagcaatggcatgagaagttcgacagaactttaacatctgctggaTTTGTTATAAATGAAgttgacaaatgtgtgtactatcggtatggtgggggtgaaggagtcattttgtgcttatatgttgatgatatactgattcttggatctagcctcaaagtgatcgaggaggtgaaggaatttctatctaaaaattttgagatgaaagatttgggagaggctgatgttattcttaacatcaagcttctaagagaaggtgatggtggggtaactctgttacaaacccactatgtggaaaaggtgttgtgtcgctttgggttcagtgactgtgcacgtgctcctacaccttatgaccctagcgtgctattgaggaaaaatcggagaatagcaagggatcagttgagatattcccagatcattggttcgctcatgtatcttgctagtgcaacaaggcctgacatctcatttgttgtgtgcaagctgagccagtttgtgtcaaacccaggagatgatcactggcgtgctcttgagagagtgatgcgctacctaaaagggaccatgagctatggtatttgttataccggacatccgaaagtgctggaaggctattgtgatgccaactggatttctgatgctgatgagctttatgccacaagtgaatatgtgttttcgcttggaggtggtgctatttcctggaagtcttgcaagcagactatcttaatgaAGTCTATAATGGAAGcataactcacagcattagacaccgctggatctgaggctgagtggcttcatgatctccttatggatttaccggttgttgaaaaacccataccggctatttctatgaactatgataaccagactgtgattacaaaggttaatagttctaaggataacatgaagtccacaaggcatgttaagagacgactaaaatctgttagaaaattgagaaactctagagtaatagcgttggactatgttcacacgtctaacaatttgacagatcagttcactaagggtctgtcactgCAACGTCATaaaaagtgcatcgagagagatgggtttgagacccacttgaaatttactatagtggtaacctattttatgtgatcggagatcccatgaagtaggatagtgaaacaagctagtagtaaattatgaggaaagatccttagtaagactcatttctgatgcatatctttcctttctgtaaggtaGGCTGTCTTTTGCCTTAATAcgttccaagtggcttgtcaaagcaaagatgttgtcatACATaatatcttttgaggaacacacctatatgagtcagactgctggtcacagtctatgagatttgggtgatctctaaatactcatgaaagacaatgcagtatgacttatatgcttcaaatagaggagaTGCCTTTTGCTGCCCAATATCaactaaggactttagtgacattcacctcacacaaaactgtcaattcaaggcttagtccattgttcagttgtgactgagtgaaactattgttctagatggatgttcaacttaacagtctccatcgaaacactggtatataaaagaaatgtagtTCTGAGACTACTTTATTACAAACcttagagtttggtggggattgttggatataatatgggcttggcccatataatatttaatgaatcaaataaaattctatggtacgtaacattaagtgttgtatggcttAACACCAtatgagattttgactgaacgctgactcagcttatatggttggaaattattcatctaaattgagaagctgagaaaaggataaaggcatGCCACATGCGCGCGCAGTGCGCCGCCGACATCGTGGGCCGGGCCAAGGCCGTGGCTGTGCCGTGGtgtggcgaggcgaggcaggcaggcaggcaggcgggcggcgagTGAGCGGgtgggcgtggccagtcttttaccacttaaatccacattatcatgggagtttcgctccttgatggtggaggcgaattgACTGCGTCAATTACCGTCTCTTCCGCttcccgtctcctgggattctccgctgccttcgtcTCCTACCCCTGTCGCAGCCATATATCCGTAGTCCCGTCAGTCCATGACCCAGTCTCCCGAAcaccactcccgagagaaccacagATCAGCAGCTTCCTGGCTTTCCCGTCCCGTAACTCTGCGTGCAtagagtagcgggagagcaggtgcctcctgAACTCTCGTCCGCATGAGAACCCTGCACGGGatgagcggcgattaggtttttggggagcgatccgcgactgctcgtccacgtatatcttcttcccggtgattgcctgcggaaaatcaaggcgtcttcttcctggtgatccgttcgtgggactgcactgcgaacatcttcctgcatcgactgtggtccatgacttcgagcaacgcactatgtcgactagtgcgaatggagcctccgatgccctcggcatgggaccctccgctgggtatagTCTATTCTCTGTGATTTctatactttgtgtttttactgtattcaccagtatgtcatctctgcaAGTTGTAGTGTTCATatgaaatatacacatgcacatatatgtcatcACAAACCTGTTGATgttatttttctagattaaactgataattaaattgcctaaattcctaacactCTGACCATAAATAAAGGCTAAAAATAATCCAGAACTGAAGCTATTTGTGGCATaagaactactccctccattctaaattataagatattttgacttttttagataTATATTTTTGCCATACATTTCTAtacacactatgtctagatatataaaataaataatgaAAATTACTATATTTCTGTCGACAGAAAATGTTTGATTCATATATGTCAGATTCTGGGCCATTCATTTTGTTTGAAGATTCTTGCTGTCCTCTAAGCGGATTGTCTAGCTATCAGCTGACAGATTTGTTCCGTTAAAAAGATGGTTCAAAACTTTACATTTAAGATTTATAAACTTTCGTTCAAAACTTTGAACTATCACATTATAAACTTTACACTGCTAGATTCAAAGTTTTACACTCAAGATTTATAATCTTTCAACTATGACATTACAAATTTTATAATTCTAGGTACACAGCTTTGAACTCTGACATTATAAATTTTGTATTGCTAAGTTTAAAACTTTACAGTCTGGAATCACAAACTTTTAACTATGACATTACAAACTTTGTACTGCTATGTTAAAAAATTTGAACTATAACATTATAAACTTTGTATTGCAAGGTTTAAAACTGAAACTAGCGGGTTTCCAAACCCGTTAGCTGTCGGTCTAAAATTCAACGGATATAAATCGAACAAAACTGTCACTACATTTATATGTGTATTATCTGTCAGATTTTCTTTTGGCGAGCTGTCTTATTTTTGATTGGCAAAAAATCTGAAAGATTTTATCAAAAGAAATCTGTCACCAGATTTGTAGACTAGAcccaaaaataatatatttacaAAAGACAAAATATCTTATATTTTAGAGGATGTACTACATGCTTtacattttttttcctttttgaggAATATAATGGGTCCGATTAGTTGCTTACACAACCCCTTATCTATGCCCTGACACTGCATTAAATCATATTTGGTTAACTGCACTAACCCATATATAGGTTAGCACTCTCCTCTAAGCAATGTAAAAAATTGTGTAAACGTTCTCACCTCTGAGGAGGCCGCACGAATGTATTAATATAGTCAAGAAAATCCCTTGACACGTGGCATTACAAAAGGCAGGATACAATCTGTCCATACTTACAATGTCCATACTTATACAAGACTAACTTACAATGTCCATACTTGTACAAAACTACTATCTATAGCTAGGTATACGGAGTAGTGTCACTCAATCACAAATCATAACTTACAATGTCCATACTTGCACAAGACTACTATCTATAGCTAGGTATAGTGTCACTCAATCACATATCATATGACGCCATGATACATTGTAGGAACTTAACAAGCAAGTCTAGCATATATCCCATAAGTCAACCAAATGTTGCATATCCAACTATCGAACCTATGTCCTCCACCTATTCTGCAGCCCAGGGACCAGTCTTGCATTCGCTTTGCAGACAACCACCGATAGGGTCACCGTGCCACCGTATCCCCTCTAGGTTCCATCCATTTGCACTGCCTCTCTAGGGTTACAACCCCTCTCGTCGCCGCCTTCCTCATAAGCAGATTTGGAGATCCCGCCATCTCCTCTCTCGCCTTTGACTGTGAGTTCGCAATGCTAGTCATCGAAGACTCAGGTGGTGTGGTTTCTTGGTGACCATTAAGGATGGAGCCCTTCCCTGATATTTCTGGCAGCGTCATTCGCAAGatcttcctctcctctctcctcatTACCACTTTCCATGCTATTGAGATCTCATACCACTACAACAAACACGTTCTCTAAGGGGGGTGATTGGTTGCTTTGGTGATTGGGAGCTGGGATGGAGAGCCGGTTCAggatggtgagatgcatactcaaaccgtgcacccagtcatgtttggttgtctttgttgttggtccagtacgagataagatcttgtttggttgcatACATGGATGGGAGTTTTGAGTGCATGACACATGGGCCTCTGTATCATGGGTGCATTGCGTTGTCCTGCATCGCGAGGGAAGTGAGAATCGAGAAGACGGATACATGTGAGACAGAGGGGTGAAGATGAATCAGACAGAGCAGGAAAAAGATACGAGGTAGGCATCCAAACACGGCTAGGTGCACTGAGTGGTGCTGGGATGGGGCTCGGGATGGCCTCCTACATGCAACCAATCACCCCTAAGTCAACAACTTAACAAGGGAGATTCTGACATCACCTAATGTCTGACACAACATGGTTATAGGACTTCGCAAGATGGATCGCAACAGCTGCAACTCGCACCACTCCCTAGGGCCTACGACCATGTGTAACCTCATTCTCCCATCTATATAAGGTGCTCTCTAGAGATTACTCTAGACAGAGTATGCTCCAGACTAACTCTATATTCGAACTCTCTTTTTCACCCTGTTGGTaaccactactacaaacttgtcggCCCTCATTTTGAGAGTCCTAAGTGCATCCATACTTGTGCCATGATCACGCACAAGTACGCACAAATCACAAGAATAGTACACAAATATATAATAAAAGGTTctgagctttattgatatctaaaaattggGTCTTACGATAGTGGCCCAAAGGGGCATGGTCTTAGGCTTACATATCTAGCGATATACTACGGCCGTGAAACGACATTATTCCTGGTAGTCTCTAGAGCAGTATTATTATACAACGAATTGGTGCCCTATTCCACAGGCAACTTGAGCGCGATcaaaaccctagcctcgatgtcatACTCCTACGAACGTATTTCCTTGTGTGATATTATGCTACCTACACCGGCCtgctagtagaaattatacttctatctaatggggtgtgagatcaagccaACACATATATGCATGTGGCTGTACATAAtatctcactaggcgagaggAACTATGAACCgatccttatgtgaccgaggcgagtatctcccataggaatcctctctaggcATCCCTGTTATGGTAAACTACCTCCATAGATTACCACCACTCGCCCCCTGTCAGGGTTTAGTTTTAGGTTTACCAATTTTAAGTTTCATTATTATCCCTAAGTTCATTCATATCGTGGAGCTCATAAATTAACAcgataaccatttatcttaattCAACAATAATCATTTCACAATAACTGATTCTAGGGTAATAAATCCAATAATCATGTTTTAAACATTTTCAGTGAATTAAAGCAAGATGGTAGAGAGGGGAGTTAGGACTTGCCTACATTGTTTTCACCTTCAGTCATGTCTATGAAATCTAGGTCCTCGTTCTCCTGACGATCACCATAGTCTCCCGTGCGTAGCAATCGTATAAGACTACTGCTAAAATACAAATAAAGGCAAAAGTAAacatagaacaatatggtggCACAAATGATAGAGCTatattttagatgaattttagaggcAGTTTCATGTAAAAAGGAGCTATGGTTCAAAAGTTATATGTTTTAGAAGTTTATTTATAGATGGAAATCTAAGTGGAATTTTATGATTACATTTTCATACATAAAATATGGGTGAAAAGTACATGATTAAATTCCCTATgtcatctagtttatttacaaattttttGCAATTTTTGTAGGCCAGGAAAATAGGGTTTTAACACTGTGTACACTACCCGGGTGTACCTAGCAATTTCCGCTGTGCACCCAGCgctgtgtgtggtgtgtgtgtgtgtgtgtgtgtgataggTGTGCCATCCTGCCATGTCTGTGGGGGATGATGGTAGTGGTGTTAAGGCCATGGCCCATGTgacagagagagaaaggggaggaggATGTAATGGATGGGGACGGACGGCAATAGCGACGCCGTTTTGACCCGGTCCCACCCaatagagagagaagagagagggagaaggagacgGCGGTCGTACGGACTCCGCCGACGCCTTACCAGAACAGGGGATAGGGCTCAGGCTTGCTGGGGTAAGCTATGTCGGCGATGTTGGGCCCTAGTGGTGGTGTTTGAGGGGTGGACGACGCTCGGGGAGGCTCACCGCGGATGGTGGTGAGGTCAACGGCGGCAGTGGTAAGCAGTGAAAGTGCTCCTAATGAACCTATCCTACTTAACCAACAACACATGCATGTGCACGGGTGTGTGAGGAGTGCAGTGGAGGTGGCGTGATGACTAGCCGAGCCTCGCCGATGGCTAGCCGGTGGCCATGGTGGCTCAATGGTGCATGGCGCATGGGGATAGCATAACACAAAGGTGAGGGAGGGAAACTAGCTACACCAGAAGGTGGAGAAGGATCTGGGGAAACTCACCTGCCACTCCAATTAACTGGGGACGTAGCGagaagggaagaagaagaaggctccaATGGCATCGTCGATACCTGGTTTGGGGGAAACAGACGTAGCGCcctagagagagggagaaggggagaACAGAGGGGGTAATGGTATGTTCTAGCTCACGACAGAGCTCGTAGCGGTGATGGTTGAGGCGGAGGCTCACTAGCCAGGCTTTTTATAGGCCATCAAGGTcgttgatgagatcctaacatacatgtatgttaagccttgggtccaATGGTTCTCGAACAAAGAAGACTCCTAGACCGACCCCTTCAagatcgcctgggggctcggtggctatgcccatcgggcacgctcgtgtgcaccctctggcaaagagaccCGACTGAGCCTGACTCAACTGCAGCTTCCGCCTAGGGTTTGGGGGCTTCCCAGATCCTTGGGTTCCTAATCTACGGCACCTCTAGGCCCGACCCTTGGCTCCTACTCCACTAACGATGCTAGCCAAGGCctg
This region includes:
- the LOC136496832 gene encoding uncharacterized protein At4g22758-like, producing the protein MPPLAQPHGDKSSSSSGRHQRQGMAATAAQQRSASFHGRGTEQQRHHQPQQKQRPKTLPDLLTGVTGASFRSGSPSPPPPDGDSDTGRRTPSKVLVSVAVQQSMWPLHVMASAEWTVADLVAAAVALYVKEGRRPLLPSTDPAAFGLHYSQFSLESLNPKEKIMELGSRSFFLCPTSSAAGGQDASSSSGTANGVIRAASGKTPAWLSYMPFWPTM